From a region of the Arachis ipaensis cultivar K30076 chromosome B09, Araip1.1, whole genome shotgun sequence genome:
- the LOC107616670 gene encoding exocyst complex component EXO70A1 — MEEKQNLDAARKCLLASLETSSAIGSALDESGSRLELLRQRCQSLQTSFRPISMQKCSFIDVGNGIDSVLCSAAAVLKVFEFVQHLENSLLTDAGSDLCSYVSDAKKLEEALKLLTDNCTLAIGWLQGVLDFLQDKAITNEFYLFQVKKSLRILRELQAAEEGARVNGGFLSAALDNLETEFQRLLMANSMPIPLVSLGSHITTQALPGSVMGKLQAIIERLNANSRLDKCKSIYVEVRGRNAQRTLNTLDLSYLEIPTAKFEDVREIASYIDQWGIDLELVVKNLLDTEYMLSCRVFEKIGREASTECFARIAIRSGILSFILFGRNVSESRNDPYKLLNLLDIFSVLDDLRLKFNQLFGGKACEEIRIATKDLVNKVVNGACEIFWQLPAQVKLQRPSSPPRDGGVPKLVSFVTDYCNQLLNDTYLPHLKKVLEIHLSWRNETYEEGIVFTQIYDTIKEVAVNLDSWSKAYEDITLSYIFMMNNHCHFYNLRGTMLGDMMGDTWLGAHEQYKDYYAALYLRNSWGKLLSIIVQKDLLSSSLSSQDLGKRLHAFNVAFDERYKKESSWTICDEALRKNICKHLVECIVPIYKAYVKNYNLSIENEGMVAKHIKYTAESLENKIWSMFQPKLKKNGSVKHADWTSKIKQVSKSFRFTLAAK; from the coding sequence ATGGAAGAAAAGCAGAACCTTGATGCTGCAAGAAAGTGCTTGCTAGCTAGCTTGGAAACATCAAGTGCTATTGGTTCTGCATTAGATGAATCTGGATCAAGATTGGAGCTTCTTCGCCAGCGATGTcaatccctgcaaacttcattcaGACCAATCTCCATGCAGAAATGCTCGTTCATCGACGTTGGCAACGGTATAGATAGTGTTCTATGTTCTGCTGCTGCTGTCCTCAAGGTGTTTGAATTTGTGCAGCATTTGGAGAATTCTCTATTGACAGACGCTGGTTCCGATCTATGCTCTTATGTTTCAGACGCCAAGAAGCTTGAAGAAGCCTTGAAGCTTCTCACTGATAATTGCACGTTAGCAATTGGCTGGTTGCAGGGTGTTCTTGACTTCTTACAAGACAAAGCGATCACCAATGAGTTTTACCTCTTTCAGGTGAAGAAATCCTTGAGGATACTGCGAGAATTGCAAGCCGCGGAAGAGGGAGCTCGAGTCAATGGAGGTTTTCTCAGCGCAGCCTTAGACAATCTAGAGACTGAGTTCCAAAGACTTCTGATGGCAAACTCAATGCCCATTCCTTTGGTTTCGTTAGGTTCACACATCACAACACAAGCTTTGCCAGGTTCTGTTATGGGGAAGTTGCAGGCCATCATTGAGAGGTTAAATGCAAACAGCAGACTAGACAAGTGTAAATCTATATATGTTGAAGTTCGAGGGAGGAATGCTCAAAGAACTTTGAACACTTTAGACTTGAGCTACCTTGAGATTCCAACAGCTAAATTTGAGGATGTCAGGGAAATAGCGAGTTACATAGACCAATGGGGCATTGATTTGGAGTTGGTTGTCAAGAACCTGCTTGATACTGAGTACATGCTATCTTGCCGTGTCTTTGAGAAGATTGGTAGAGAAGCATCGACCGAGTGTTTTGCCAGGATCGCCATCAGGTCAGGAATtctttctttcattctatttggAAGGAATGTTTCGGAGAGTAGAAACGATCCCTACAAGTTGTTGAACCTGCTGGACATATTCAGTGTGTTAGATGATCTTAGACTAAAATTCAACCAACTTTTTGGGGGGAAGGCCTGTGAAGAAATTAGAATCGCGACAAAGGATCTTGTCAACAAAGTTGTTAATGGTGCCTGTGAGATATTCTGGCAACTTCCGGCACAAGTGAAGCTGCAAAGGCCAAGTTCTCCTCCCCGAGATGGCGGTGTCCCTAAGCTGGTAAGCTTTGTAACTGATTACTGCAATCAGCTGCTTAATGATACATATCTACCACATTTGAAAAAGGTCCTAGAAATTCATCTTAGTTGGAGAAATGAAACATATGAAGAGGGTATTGTTTTCACACAAATATATGACACAATCAAGGAAGTTGCAGTTAATCTTGATTCTTGGTCAAAGGCCTATGAAGATATCACATTGTCCTACATTTTCATGATGAATAATCATTGCCATTTCTACAATTTGAGGGGTACCATGCTTGGGGATATGATGGGAGATACTTGGTTAGGAGCACATGAACAGTACAAGGACTATTATGCAGCACTTTATTTGAGGAATAGCTGGGGAAAGCTTCTATCAATTATTGTTCAAAAAGACTTACTTTCATCCTCATTGAGTAGCCAAGATTTGGGAAAGAGATTGCATGCTTTCAATGTAGCTTTTGATGAGAGGTACAAGAAGGAATCTAGTTGGACAATTTGTGATGAAGCCTTGAGGAAAAACATTTGCAAGCATTTGGTGGAATGTATTGTACCAATCTATAAGGCCTATGTGAAGAATTACAACTTGTCAATCGAGAATGAAGGTATGGTTGCAAAGCATATCAAATATACAGCAGAGAGTTTGGAGAATAAGATTTGGTCTATGTTTCAGCCAAAGCTGAAGAAGAATGGGAGTGTCAAGCATGCAGATTGGACTAGTAAAATAAAACAAGTTAGCAAAAGTTTTCGCTTCACTCTAGCTGCTAAGTAG
- the LOC107617642 gene encoding coatomer subunit beta-1 — MEKSCSLLVHFDKGTPALANEIKEALEGNDAGAKIEALKKAIMLLLNGETIPQLFITIIRYVLPSEDHTVQKLLLLYLEIIDKTDSRGKVLPEMILICQNLRNNLQHPNEYIRGVTLRFLCRLNESEIIEPLIPSILSNLEHRHPFVRRNAVLAVMSVYKLPQGEQLLDSAPEIVEKFLSSEQDPSSKRNAFLMLFSCAQDRAINYLFTNIDRINDWGEQLQMIVLELIRKVCRTNKGEKGKYIKIIISLLTAPSTAVIYECASTLVSLSSAPTAIRAAASTYCQLLLSQSDNNVKLIVLDRLNELKSSNREIMVEMVMDVLRALSSPNLDIRRKTIDIALELITPRNIDEVVLMLKKEVVKTQNGEQEKNGEYRQMLVQAIHSCAVKFPEVASTVVHLLMDFLGDTNVASAMDVVIFVREIIETNPKLRISIITRLLDTFYQIRAARVCSCALWIIGEYCLSLSEVESGIATIKQCLGDLPFYTVSEEGEGGQDASRTTQQVNSTTVSSRRPAILADGTYATQSAALETAMSPPTLVQGPLSSVGNLRSLILSGDFFLGAVVACTLTKLVLRLEEVQTSKVEVNKATSQALLIMVSMLQLGQSSVLPHPIDNDSHDRIVLCIRLLCNTGDEIRKIWLQSCRQSFVKMLADKQRRETEEIKAKAQISNAQPDDLIDFYHLKSRKGMSQLELEDEVQDDLKRATGEFTKDADDANKLNRILQLTGFSDPVYAEAYVTVHHYDIVLDVTVINRTKETLQNLCLELATMGDLKLVERPQNYTLAPESSKQIKANIKVSSTETGVIFGNIVYETSSNVLERTVIVLNDIHIDIMDYISPASCADVAFRTMWAEFEWENKVAVNTVIQDERDFLNHIIKSTNMKCLTPPSALEGDCGFLAANLYAKSVFGEDALVNVSIEKQSDGKLSGYIRIRSKTQGIALSLGDKITLKQKGAA, encoded by the exons ATGGAGAAGTCATGCAGCTTATTGGTGCACTTCGACAAGGGAACGCCGGCGCTGGCCAACGAGATTAAGGAGGCTCTCGAAGGAAACGACGCCGGTGCCAAGATCGAGGCTCTCAAGAAAGCCATCATGCTCCTCCTCAACGGTGAAACCATTCCACAGCTCTTCATCACAATCATTCGCTACGTGCTTCCCTCCGAGGATCACACAGTTCAGAAGCTTCTATTGCTCTACCTCGAGATCATTGACAAGACCGATTCGCGCGGCAAGGTGCTCCCTGAGATGATCCTCATCTGCCAGAACCTCCGCAACAACCTCCAGCACCCTAACGAGTACATTCGTGGTGTTACGCTCCGATTCCTCTGCCGTCTCAACGAATCCGAGATAATTGAGCCATTGATCCCTTCGATCTTGTCCAATCTCGAGCACCGCCACCCTTTCGTTCGCCGCAATGCGGTTCTTGCTGTTATGTCCGTGTATAAGCTTCCTCAGGGGGAGCAGTTACTCGATTCGGCGCCGGAGATCGTGGAGAAGTTCCTCTCGTCGGAGCAGGATCCTTCTAGTAAGCGAAATGCTTTCCTTATGCTGTTTTCTTGTGCCCAGGATCGCGCAATTAATTACTTGTTTACCAACATCGATAGGATTAATGACTGGGGGGAACAGTTACAGATGATAGTTTTGGAGTTGATTAGGAAGGTTTGTAGGACTAACAAGGGGGAGAAGGGAAAGTACATCAAGATTATTATATCTCTGTTGACTGCGCCTTCAACGGCTGTTATTTATGAGTGTGCTAGTACCCTTGTGTCACTCTCGTCTGCGCCCACTGCCATCAGGGCCGCAGCGAGCACTTATTGTCAGTTGTTGCTCTCCCAGAGCGATAACAATGTGAAGCTTATTGTCTTGGATAGGCTCAACGAGCTCAAGAGTTCTAATAGGGAGATCATGGTGGAGATGGTCATGGATGTCCTCAGGGCACTTTCGAGCCCCAATCTTGACATCAGGAGGAAGACTATTGATATTGCTTTGGAGCTGATTACTCCTAGGAACATTGATGAGGTTGTTCTGATGCTTAAGAAGGAGGTCGTGAAGACTCAAAATGGGGAGCAAGAGAAGAATGGTGAGTATAGGCAGATGCTTGTACAGGCTATCCATTCCTGTGCTGTTAAGTTCCCAGAGGTGGCAAGCACTGTTGTGCACCTGTTGATGGACTTCTTGGGGGATACCAATGTGGCTTCCGCCATGGATGTGGTAATATTTGTGCGCGAGATCATCGAGACCAACCCAAAGTTGCGCATTTCTATAATCACCAGGCTTTTAGATACATTTTACCAGATCCGTGCTGCTAGGGTGTGCTCGTGTGCGCTGTGGATAATTGGTGAGTATTGCTTGTCACTCTCAGAGGTTGAGAGTGGGATTGCTACCATCAAGCAGTGTCTTGGTGATCTCCCGTTTTACACAGTTTCAGAGGAAGGAGAGGGTGGCCAGGACGCATCAAGAACCACTCAGCAGGTAAACTCAACGACTGTTTCATCTAGGAGGCCTGCAATTCTTGCTGATGGGACTTATGCCACGCAAAGTGCTGCTCTTGAAACTGCCATGTCACCACCTACCCTTGTTCAGGGTCCACTTTCTTCTGTTGGCAACTTGAGATCACTGATCCTTTCAGGTGATTTCTTCCTTGGTGCTGTAGTTGCATGTACACTCACAAAACTTGTGTTGAGGTTGGAAGAGGTTCAGACTTCAAAAGTCGAAGTTAACAAAGCAACTTCACAGGCATTGTTGATCATGGTCTCGATGCTCCAGCTGGGTCAATCTTCAGTTCTCCCACATCCAATTGATAATGATTCTCATGACAGGATTGTCCTTTGCATTAGATTGCTGTGCAATACAGGTGATGAGATAAGGAAGATATGGCTGCAATCTTGCAGACAGAGCTTTGTGAAGATGCTTGCAGATAAGCAGCGTCGTGAGACCGAGGAGATTAAAGCAAAGGCTCAAATATCCAATGCACAACCTGATGATCTTATTGATTTTTACCATTTGAAGAGCAGGAAG GGCATGAGTCAACTTGAACTGGAAGATGAGGTGCAAGATGATCTCAAACGTGCTACTGGAGAGTTTACAAAGGATGCAGATGATGCTAATAAGCTCAATCGCATTCTCCAGCTCACTGGATTCAGTGATCCTGTTTATGCTGAAGCGTATGTAACAGTGCATCACTATGATATTGTCCTTGATGTTACCGTCATCAACCGAACCAAGGAGACTCTCCAGAATTTGTGTTTGGAGTTAGCAACCATGGGTGATCTTAAACTTGTTGAGCGTCCACAAAACTATACCCTGGCTCCAGAATCAAGCAAACAGATTAAGGCAAATATTAAGGTTTCTTCAACTGAAACAGGAGTTATATTTGGTAACATAGTCTACGAGACATCATCAAATGTTCTAGAGAGAACTGTTATTGTTCTAAATGATATCCATATTGATATCATGGACTACATCTCTCCTGCATCTTGTGCTGATGTGGCCTTCAGAACTATGTGGGCTGAATTTGAATGGGAAAACAAG GTTGCTGTAAATACAGTAATACAAGATGAGAGGGATTTCCTGAACCACATTATCAAGTCAACAAATATGAAGTGCCTGACACCACC ATCTGCATTGGAAGGGGATTGTGGTTTCCTGGCAGCAAACCTCTATGCTAAGAGTGTTTTTGGGGAAGATGCTTTAGTGAATGTGAGCATCGAGAAGCAATCAGACGGTAAATTGAGTGGATATATCAGAATAAGAAGTAAAACTCAGGGAATTGCACTAAGTCTTGGGGATAAGATAACTTTGAAACAGAAGGGAGCAGCTTGA
- the LOC107619166 gene encoding glutamyl-tRNA reductase-binding protein, chloroplastic — translation MLLHSSIPARHVAAPPFTPNSKTNRTHFHFSNFSSFKPPKCSLSAVSEAPHFELSTHNNKKPFPAEVSRTIMELATVGTLSALTKEGHEGSSSPLAIGVRFAVDPHEGTPFFFLNPTFPFSPQTPSSLHVQLNQSGLRTPQCTLQGTLTKPQDLSVTKRLVSLWGKRFGEEVDQDLMYIVAVDRVLQLEDFQEDGEWISSLDYKNAQPDPLRQFAEKLVSEINTNNMEDIIRFCNVYVDLDFQVLEAKMIWVDRLGFDMRLLSTQKGIFEVRIPFPREVTDEKGAKSTFNCMSQLAWEVERNFQPLDFEKVKQLKHIKS, via the exons ATGCTTCTTCATAGCTCCATTCCCGCTCGCCACGTAGCTGCACCTCCCTTCACACCAAATTCGAAGACCAACAGAACCCACTTCCATTTCAGCAACTTCTCTTCCTTTAAGCCTCCAAAATGCTCCCTTTCCGCGGTTTCAGAAGCACCCCATTTCGAATTGAGCACTCACAACAACAAGAAGCCCTTCCCAGCAGAGGTTTCTAGAACCATCATGGAGCTTGCCACTGTGGGAACCCTCTCTGCTTTGACCAAAGAGGGTCATGAGGGTTCTTCTTCCCCTTTGGCCATTGGCGTCAGGTTCGCCGTTGACCCTCATGAAGGCACccctttcttcttcttgaatcccACTTTTCCCTTCTCTCCTCAAACCCCTTCTTCCCTCCACGTTCAG TTGAACCAATCTGGGTTGCGCACTCCTCAGTGTACACTTCAAGGCACCCTCACGAAGCCACAAGATTTGAGTGTAACCAAG CGCCTTGTTTCATTGTGGGGGAAGAGGTTCGGAGAAGAAGTGGATCAAGATCTTATGTACATTGTTGCTGTAGATAGGGTTCTTCAGTTGGAAGACTTTCAAGAG GATGGGGAATGGATCAGCTCTTTAGATTACAAAAATGCTCAACCTGATCCTCTACGACAGTTTGCAGAAAAGTTAGTCAGTGAGATTAACACCAACAATATGGAAGACATTATTCGCTTTTGCAATGTGTATGTTGATTTGGATTTCCAG GTCTTAGAAGCAAAGATGATATGGGTTGATCGCTTGGGGTTTGACATGCGCTTGTTATCGACTCAAAAAGGCATATTCGAGGTCCGCATTCCTTTCCCTCGAGAAGTCACGGACGAAAAGGGTGCCAAGTCAACATTTAATTGTATGTCACAACTAGCTTGGGAGGTTGAAAGAAATTTCCAGCCTCTAGACTTTGAGAAGGTTAAACAATTGAAGCACATAAAGTCTTGA
- the LOC107618711 gene encoding uncharacterized protein LOC107618711 → MEVAASTTTTQWWWGRHSTPPSFPRKTSFLRLHPRFPNFTGLGAACGSRRSSEVNVSPWDDKPFEMLPNGKRVYFDEQDVVTFLDPPNELVPLDPSSYNPAAYLWKKIEDIPEERRHRLLLLLKPRLVSIAWQIAGSRYEDSKLVKKSASQLFANSNKDDVMLEYYNCRTTGGPMPLSWINSYRKAIFSCTDGKAYGRLIGGSILAPFADSFAPLYFALRDIKEVMPTEQPCDLAYEFGDGLFDVKEFPQGFPKPVKHPYPFNDQLVIYIRHIGPGVCIGQAWQEGTKIEQVPRKLCSEILMVKDYRSL, encoded by the exons ATGGAGGTAGCAGCATCAACAACTACAACTCAGTGGTGGTGGGGGCGCCACTCAACTCCTCCCTCCTTTCCCCGAAAAACTAGCTTCCTCCGTCTCCATCCACGCTTTCCGAACTTCACAG GTTTGGGAGCTGCGTGTGGAAGCAGAAGAAGCAGTGAAGTGAACGTGTCCCCTTGGGATGATAAACCCTTTGAGATGCTTCCAAATGGGAAAAGGGTTTACTTTGATGAACAGGATGTGGTCACTTTTCTTGATCCTCCTAATGAATTAGTGCCTTTGGACCCTTCTTCTTATAACCCTGCTGCTTATCTTTG GAAAAAGATTGAAGATATTCCTGAGGAAAGACGTCATCGACTGCTGCTTCTGTTAAAACCTAG ACTTGTATCAATCGCTTGGCAGATAGCAGGTTCGCGATATGAGGATTCCAAGCTTGTAAAGAAAAGTGCATCGCAGTTGTTTGCCAACTCCAACAAAGATGATGTTATGCTTGAATATTATAACTGCCGAACAACTGGAG GACCAATGCCACTTTCCTGGATAAATTCCTACAGAAAG GCTATATTTTCTTGCACTGATGGGAAGGCCTATGGACGTCTCATTG GTGGATCAATTTTGGCCCCATTTGCTGACTCTTTTGCTCCTTTGTATTTTGCACTGAGAGACATTAAGGAAGTTATGCCAACTGAGCAGCCTTGTGATTTAGCATATGAATTTGGGGATGGACTTTTTGATGTGAAAGAATTCCCACAAGGCTTTCCAAAACCTG TTAAACATCCATACCCTTTCAACGATCAACTTGTTATATATATCCGTCATATAGGTCCAGGGGTTTGTATAGGTCAAGCATGGCAAGAGGGAACAAAGATAGAGCAAGTGCCACGAAAATTATGCAGCGAAATTTTAATGGTGAAGGATTATAGATCATTGTGA